A genomic segment from Mycoplasma sp. 1018B encodes:
- the gltX gene encoding glutamate--tRNA ligase, with amino-acid sequence MKKVRTRYAPSPTGYLHIGGARTALFCYLFAKHFEGDFIFRLEDTDIKRNVEKGEESQLKNLEWLGIIPDESPLNPNPKYGKYRQSEKIKRYQEIAQYLLDKGYAYKAYDTTEELEKQKLESQAKGIISFKYDKNWLKISETEKMNRDKKGEYSIRFSMPKNKEYQWNDLVRGLIKFESASIGDWVILKSDKYPTYNFAVVIDDFDMQITHILRGEEHITNTPKQLAIYDALNWTPPTFGHLTVITNMEGKKLSKRDLTLKQFIEDYKNEGYIPEAIFNFLTLLGWTDIQSREIMSHQEIIKAFDPNRLSKSPSKFDIKKMQWFSKQYLKNMSNSKLLEIINLEENNWNKLFLNTYKESVYNIEQLKKCLEQYQKPLKEFNFKFSQEELNIITLFKTKLYNSEFTIENLNNIINQISFETNKKGKALFLPIRLATTYTEHGPELAKAIYLFGENLIKERLNKWK; translated from the coding sequence ATGAAAAAAGTTAGAACACGTTACGCACCTAGTCCAACTGGATATTTACATATTGGCGGAGCAAGAACTGCTTTATTTTGTTATTTATTTGCCAAACATTTCGAAGGTGACTTTATTTTTCGCTTGGAAGATACTGATATAAAAAGAAATGTTGAAAAAGGTGAAGAAAGTCAACTGAAAAATTTAGAATGATTAGGTATTATACCTGATGAAAGTCCCCTTAATCCTAATCCAAAATACGGTAAATACAGACAAAGTGAGAAAATAAAAAGATATCAAGAAATTGCACAATATCTATTAGATAAAGGTTATGCATATAAAGCATATGATACCACTGAAGAATTAGAAAAACAAAAACTGGAATCTCAAGCAAAAGGTATAATTTCATTCAAATATGATAAAAATTGATTAAAAATATCTGAAACTGAAAAAATGAATAGAGATAAAAAGGGAGAATATTCTATAAGATTTTCAATGCCTAAAAATAAGGAATATCAATGAAATGATTTAGTAAGAGGATTAATTAAATTTGAAAGTGCGAGTATTGGTGACTGAGTTATATTAAAAAGTGATAAGTATCCTACTTATAATTTTGCTGTTGTTATTGATGATTTTGATATGCAAATTACTCATATATTAAGAGGAGAAGAACATATAACTAACACACCTAAACAATTAGCTATTTATGATGCCTTAAATTGAACACCACCAACTTTTGGTCATTTAACTGTTATTACTAATATGGAAGGCAAAAAATTATCTAAAAGAGATTTAACTTTAAAACAATTTATTGAAGATTATAAAAATGAAGGTTATATACCTGAAGCTATATTTAATTTTTTAACTTTACTTGGATGAACAGACATACAATCTAGAGAAATTATGTCTCATCAAGAAATAATTAAAGCATTTGACCCAAACAGACTAAGTAAAAGTCCGTCTAAATTTGATATAAAAAAAATGCAATGATTTAGCAAACAATATTTAAAAAATATGTCAAATAGTAAATTATTAGAAATAATAAATCTTGAAGAAAATAATTGAAACAAATTGTTTCTTAATACTTATAAAGAAAGTGTCTATAATATTGAACAATTAAAAAAATGTTTAGAACAATACCAAAAACCATTAAAAGAATTTAATTTTAAATTTTCTCAAGAAGAATTAAATATTATAACTTTATTTAAAACAAAATTATATAATAGTGAATTTACAATCGAAAATCTAAACAATATAATAAATCAAATTTCTTTTGAAACTAATAAAAAAGGCAAGGCATTATTTTTACCTATAAGATTAGCAACAACATACACTGAGCATGGCCCAGAATTAGCAAAAGCTATTTATTTATTCGGTGAAAATTTAATTAAAGAAAGATTAAATAAATGAAAATAA
- a CDS encoding energy-coupling factor transporter transmembrane protein EcfT: protein MGNFTIGRYLAVNSFIHKLDSRLKLIINLMLIITVFFTDYLISLLIILLPIVLAYIISTKSIIGIFRLMKMPLVVGLILYFVNIYTMKIQTTTIIGDSSTLTLDNIYVENPGFIWLRLYKSTNAEYGLTWPQVSRTIALILRIYIMILTTTILVMTTKPVLLTKAIEDLLLPFKLFFVPTHIIAIIISISLRFIPTLLEEAQRISKAQASRGIDLKNGKFFEKAKSLTTLIIPLFVTSFAKAEDLSNAMETRGYDPYSKRTRYRKLVWNWKDYLIFIFIILLISFIIITQLSKYNLQFFDLPFWYTNTKIY from the coding sequence ATGGGTAATTTTACAATAGGCAGATATTTAGCAGTAAACAGTTTTATTCACAAATTAGATTCAAGACTTAAACTTATAATTAACTTAATGTTAATAATAACTGTTTTTTTTACTGATTATTTAATTAGTTTATTAATTATTTTATTACCTATAGTTTTAGCTTATATTATTTCCACAAAAAGCATTATAGGTATTTTTAGATTAATGAAAATGCCCTTAGTTGTTGGTTTAATACTTTATTTTGTTAATATTTACACAATGAAAATTCAAACTACTACTATAATTGGGGATTCTTCAACATTAACTCTTGATAATATTTATGTAGAAAATCCTGGATTTATTTGATTAAGGCTTTATAAAAGCACAAACGCTGAATATGGTTTAACTTGGCCGCAAGTTTCAAGAACTATTGCTTTAATATTAAGAATCTATATAATGATTTTAACAACAACTATTTTGGTTATGACCACTAAACCTGTTTTATTAACTAAAGCAATAGAAGATTTATTATTACCTTTTAAATTATTTTTTGTTCCTACACATATAATAGCCATAATAATATCAATATCTTTAAGATTTATACCCACATTACTTGAAGAAGCACAAAGAATATCTAAAGCACAAGCAAGTAGAGGTATTGATTTAAAAAATGGAAAATTTTTTGAAAAAGCAAAATCTCTTACTACATTAATTATTCCTTTATTTGTAACTTCATTCGCAAAGGCGGAAGATTTATCAAATGCAATGGAAACAAGAGGTTATGATCCATATTCTAAACGTACAAGATATCGTAAACTTGTATGAAATTGAAAAGATTATTTAATTTTTATTTTTATAATACTATTGATAAGTTTTATTATAATTACACAATTATCTAAATATAATTTACAATTTTTTGATTTGCCTTTTTGATACACAAATACGAAAATTTATTAA
- a CDS encoding energy-coupling factor transporter ATPase: MQIKIRNLEHIFLAKTPIAFKAINNISLDINQGEYIGIIGQTGSGKTTFVEHLNGLLIPTNGSIEWNYLNSRIVKVNHQFKNKKGQIKIKKIKINEKFNDLTILKNNWRKKFPKAKDIRQRIGVIFQFAEYQLFEETIEKDIMFGPRSFGVSKEEAKLRAKKYLNLVGLDDTYLKKSPFDLSGGQKRRVALAGILAMEPDILVADEPTAGLDPVGVKEILSIFKKLHQLGKTIIIVTHDLDNILEETQRTIIFKNGKIIKDGETYSVLKDTKFLYENDLEPPKILDFTNKLEAKGISIPKIKSIEELATYLNKILKRNKNG, translated from the coding sequence ATGCAAATTAAAATCAGAAATTTAGAACATATTTTTCTAGCAAAAACGCCAATAGCTTTTAAGGCAATAAATAATATATCGCTTGATATTAATCAAGGTGAATATATAGGCATTATTGGTCAAACTGGATCAGGTAAAACAACTTTTGTTGAACATTTAAATGGTTTATTAATACCTACTAATGGTAGTATAGAATGAAATTATTTAAATTCAAGAATTGTTAAAGTTAATCATCAATTTAAAAATAAAAAAGGCCAAATTAAAATTAAAAAAATTAAAATAAATGAAAAATTTAATGATTTAACCATTTTAAAAAATAATTGAAGAAAAAAATTTCCAAAAGCAAAAGATATTAGACAACGAATTGGAGTTATATTTCAATTTGCGGAATATCAATTATTTGAAGAAACTATTGAAAAAGATATAATGTTCGGCCCTAGATCTTTTGGTGTATCGAAAGAAGAAGCTAAATTAAGAGCAAAAAAATATTTAAATTTAGTTGGTTTAGATGATACATATTTAAAAAAATCTCCTTTTGATTTATCAGGAGGTCAAAAAAGAAGAGTTGCTTTAGCTGGTATTTTAGCAATGGAACCAGATATTTTAGTTGCTGATGAACCAACAGCAGGATTAGATCCTGTTGGTGTAAAAGAAATTTTAAGCATATTTAAAAAATTACATCAATTAGGCAAAACTATAATAATTGTTACGCATGATCTAGATAATATATTAGAAGAAACACAAAGAACTATAATTTTTAAAAATGGTAAAATTATTAAAGATGGTGAAACATATTCAGTTCTTAAAGATACAAAATTTTTATACGAAAATGATTTAGAACCACCTAAAATTTTGGATTTTACAAATAAATTAGAAGCAAAAGGAATTTCTATTCCCAAAATTAAATCAATAGAAGAATTAGCTACCTATTTAAATAAAATTTTAAAAAGGAACAAAAATGGGTAA
- a CDS encoding energy-coupling factor transporter ATPase has protein sequence MIKITDLVFKYSEANINALNGLNLEIKKGEYVAILGHNGSGKSTFSKLLVALYKPQSGSIEIDNIVINASTIKKIRKKIGIIFQNPDNQFIGATVEDDIAFGLENAQIDPKDMKPIIEYLADRVEMKNYLSREPQFLSGGQKQRVAIASVLALDPEIIIFDEVTSMLDPKGKRQVLNIIREIQYKRDKTLISITHDMDEAILADKCIVFAKGQVIASGSPKDILNNKKIINIAKIDSPFIYKLSQKIHNIKATYNEEELIEQICKLKSEI, from the coding sequence ATGATAAAAATAACTGATTTAGTTTTTAAATATTCGGAAGCAAATATAAATGCTTTAAATGGATTAAATCTTGAAATTAAAAAAGGCGAATATGTAGCAATATTAGGACATAACGGATCTGGCAAAAGTACTTTTAGTAAATTATTAGTTGCTTTATATAAACCTCAATCTGGTAGTATAGAAATTGATAATATAGTTATTAATGCGAGTACAATAAAAAAAATTAGAAAAAAAATTGGTATAATATTTCAAAATCCAGATAATCAATTTATTGGTGCTACAGTTGAAGATGATATTGCTTTTGGATTGGAAAATGCACAAATTGATCCAAAAGATATGAAACCAATAATTGAATACTTAGCCGATAGAGTTGAAATGAAAAATTATTTAAGTAGAGAACCACAATTTTTATCTGGCGGTCAAAAACAAAGAGTGGCTATAGCATCCGTTTTAGCTTTAGATCCTGAAATAATTATTTTTGATGAAGTAACTTCTATGCTTGATCCAAAAGGTAAGAGACAAGTTCTTAATATTATTCGTGAAATTCAATATAAACGAGATAAAACTTTAATTTCTATAACTCATGATATGGATGAAGCAATATTAGCTGATAAATGTATAGTTTTTGCAAAAGGACAAGTTATTGCCTCTGGGAGTCCTAAAGATATTTTGAATAATAAAAAAATTATTAATATTGCAAAAATTGATTCACCATTTATTTATAAACTTAGTCAAAAAATACATAATATTAAAGCTACATATAACGAAGAGGAACTAATTGAACAAATATGCAAATTAAAATCAGAAATTTAG